The Pangasianodon hypophthalmus isolate fPanHyp1 chromosome 23, fPanHyp1.pri, whole genome shotgun sequence genome includes the window gtgttcagtgtatagcaaaaacaaaagaattggccttgctgttccaatactttcagaggggactgtatatacatacCTACACTGTATATACCGTGTTATACAAACTGACTGTTCTCATGCCTGCAGTCCTCTCAAAAAAAAAGGCCTACATGATTCATCCCATACTCATCTACCCACGTTTTACTGCAGAGAGGCATACACTGTCAGAACAGCCTACGTTCCTTTAAGAACTTCTGTAACAGTTGCTCAACCAAAACATGGAGGCTCAGAGACATGTCTGACTTATGCAATCCACTCCCCTGGCCATGTACCACTCCTACCTTGGTTGAACCTGTCTGTTTCACCACTTATACAGGAAACCTTACAAAGCACATGAAATCCAAGGCCCATAGTAAGAAGTGTATGGAGATGGGAGTTGCCATTGGTGTTATTGAGGACCACGATACTGAAGACTCAGGTACcactaatataaaattaattaatgatttatgCTGAGAAAACCTTGTAAGGTTTGAATAAATCTAATATTATGCCTTGATCTATATAAGCAGAATATTATCATGTAAATATTGACCACTGAAGGAGACGCTGCCAGTTGATACAGCATTTGCATTTCCAACTGTAGTCTCTAAAGCACATTTAATGATTTCCTATTTTCACACCTGATTGTACAAATGAAAGGTTTGGTTATTATCAGGTTTATGGTCCTGAAAAGCTAGATTTTATAGATTTGACTTTGAGTAGTTTACTATTCTTGAGCTAATGTACAGTGGCTAAAATATAACAAtgcacacaaagaaagaaaatgtacagaGGAAGAGCAACATTTACTTAACTCCTTCTTAATTAAAGAAATCCACAATACAGTCACCATGGTATGTTTACACCAGTGCCCCAAGACATCTAACAACTTGCCCATTAATAGgtttactaataataacaaccatTAAATGCTGATTGTCCTGCACTGTGTTCACTAGCAGTCCTGATCAATTGCAATGCTATGGTGTAATTAAAAGATTCTAAATGCAGCAGCTTCCCTTGTTAACTCTAAGCACATGTGGGCGGCATGAAGAGCCTTTAGTGAGGGGAAATTGCAATGTCTAATTTTAGAGATGTTAAAAGCTGTAAGCTTTCTCCTGTTCCAGTCACTCaaagaattttgtttttctgtcgttttcttgggtttgtttttttttattacacagtcTAGCATTTACCACATGCACTTGAGGTTGTAGGTGCTACTGTGCCTCACCAATCTTCTTGTTTTATCTATTGATCTATTTATTGGTTTAAATGCAGATTGTGGCATTGTTGTCTGGGAAGATGCATGCTTTTTTAATGCAGAATGTGTTACTGTAATTCAGTTACACTGCATGacttaatggttttaatgttctCTACATTTTTTTGTCCTCTAACATCTAAACTTAGGCCTGTTTTGGCTATAATGCTGCTTCTGAGATCAGGCATTTTATTGTGATATTTGCTAACAAATTTTGATTGTTGTATTCTTAACATTTGTTTAGAACATCTGTTTACTATTTATGGCTCCTAAAAATCAGTGTGTTTGAATATGCTTCCTACAGTAAACTataatatgtacatattttttaaaaatttcctcAGGAGGTGATCACGGAAGAACAGGCAATGCAGATCGGCAAGATTCAGATGGTGATGATTCAGATGGCCCCGATGACGAGGATAATGATGGcgaggaggaagatgaagaggacaGCCAGGCAGAGTCAGGCCTCTCTGCCACACCTTCAGTATCTGCCAGCCCCCAGCATCTCCCATCAAGCCAGGCTGATCCAGCACCAAGCTCCCTCCTAGCACAAATGTCCATCAGCCCAAACCCTAATCCAACTCCTCTCCCTCAAATTCCAGGATCAAAGTCCCAGGCATTAGACACTGATTCAGTGGCCATAACCAGCTCAGTGTCATTGGTGAGACAGATGTCAAGCTCTGCTGTTTGCTCTAGCCGTGGCCCTAGCCCCTCTTCCTTTGTCTCCTACCCAGCTCCTACCTCAGAATCCAATTCCTCTGACACAGAGTCTGTACACATGATGAGCCCAGTTTCACCCTGCAGACAGATGTCCATTGATTATCCTGACCCTGATGTGCCTCCTAGTCCACCCGTGCCAAGCAAGAGCTCCTCGTCTGGTCAGGTGAGATCTGTGTCCTTTCCATTTTACCTTCCTCTTTTCTTATATGTCTTTCAATATATACTTCCATACACATGCATTGAGTCTTGCGTGGCAGGTATCTTGCATGCAAAGCTGCACTGATAAAAAGATTGATTAATTTCTgacaaattaaaattaacacCCTGAAATATTAGGTTGTATACAATTTTTGTTCATGCAAATGAATACGTATGAAACTGAATCCATAATAATGTTTTACAGGATGAATCAACCTCTAGTAATTCCCAATCCACAAATGAATCTAACTCCAATGTTGACCGAAGCACCCAAACAATTTCAGACTCCCTTCAGGGATCTTTGCACTTTCCATCTCTGGGTCCAGACCATGAATTGGGAGCTGGAGCCACTACTCGTCTCTTCAGCCACCTCCCATTACACTCCCAGCAACCTACTCGCTCCCCTCACAGCATGGTACCAGTTGGTGGTATCCAACTGGTGCCTGCTGGATTGGCTGCATATTCTACCTTTGTGCCCATTCAGGCAGGGCCTGTCCAGCTCACCATTCCAGCAGTAAGTGTTATCCACCGACAGGCTAGCAGCCCCCTCCCAGTGTCCAACACCTCACCCCAGCCCCAGGGCTCACCTTGTCAGCCACTTGTGGTTCAGGAACCAATCAATAGTGTCCTGCCCTGCTTCCCACTCGGCCAGGTGGCAGGGCTTCAGACCCTCAGTGCTCCCCAGGCCACACTGCAGCCTGTTGGCATGGAGACACTGAGTGTGGTGGGTTTAGCTAACTCCACCCAACTTGTGCCACAGCAAAGTCTTGCGCTAAATGCAGCTCTGGGTGTGCAGGTGCTGGCAGCCAACCCAGCAcctcagagcagcacagcctccCCAGGTCATATTCCTGGCCTGCAAATCCTCAACATTGCCTTGCCTGCTCTTATCCCTTCGCTCAGCCCACTTTCTGCTCTCAGCCCTTTGGTTCCAGACAAGCCAGGCAGTCCGGAAGGGGTGGCCTCAGTTTCCTTACCTACACAAGTAGCAGAGTCTCCCCCAGCATCTTCCCCCTCTGGTAGCTTTCCTGCAGCCTGGCCAGCAGCAACACCTGTAGCAGTAGTTCCCGTAGCTGTAAAGCCCTTGGTGGAAATGACCTCACCAAGCAAACCCACTAGAAGTGGAAAAGATATAGTGCTCAGCACAACAGATGCAGAAAAGGCAAAATCAACAGCACAATCACATGCCTCCTCTTCTACTGAGGGAGAATCTGAGAGTGCACAAAAGGCACCATCAGTGGAAGTTGGTGAGGCAAGACTGCCACGACAACCCATCACCAAGCAACCAGTAACTGATGACTTCAACAATGCCTCCAGCGATGATGAAGACAGACTTGTCATTGCTACCTGAGAGTTTCTTAACGGAAACTCAATACTTCCTTCTTTCTGTtgatctctctatctgtctgtcaatTGCTTTAGCTCTTTTTTGTAAAACTTTGTCACTTTGTAAAAGTGAAAACACTTAAGGGGGTGTGCAACCTTGCCAGCCACCTATAAAGCACACTTTCTGATATTCATAATTGTATGTGCAATCATAAATGatgaccaattttttttttttttttttttttttaacttttttttggtcacctccagatagttttgtttttctttttgtacatGTTGTACAGACACTTGTGCCTTTTCGGAGTTTGTTTAGAAACCTGTAAATATTATCTTCCAATTCTAGTATTTGCCATGCTTAATTAGCCTAGAAGTAATGGAACTAAGTCAGAAAAAAGAATGGAGggatattcattttattttcaaatggtTGTCAATGGTAAATAAATGTTGTACTGATATATGAACATTTATATGGCATTTGGGGAAGTGTTTTGGTGTACAGATGTTGTGTTcatctatttattatattacatctAGTGCCCAGTTGATCTCCATAAGTCCATAAGTATGtgtaaatggtgacttttcATGGATGTATCTACACAATCAAATGTATCAGTAAAAAATTTGTTTACAACTGTACTCATTGTTTGTCAGCTTTTCTTAAACGTGTATCTCGACAGATGTTTCTGCATTTCCCCAACATCAGAAGACAAACACTCTACTTTATTTGATAATTGTTCCTCAGAGAGAAGTGAACAATAGTATCCTGCAAAGGTAATTTTGGATCACATAAGTTAAACTAACAATGCCTTTGTGATGGTCTCTAGAGGTCTTCATTAGAGCTTGACAGTGACTTTTTCTATACCATTCCATACCACTGAGACTAGTCCATAGTGACACTAAGTGGCAGAAGAGCATTACTGCAGCACAAAGACTGAGGACATGCTGTACAGAACAGGCAGAACACCAAACGAAGTGGGTGGGGAGGATGTTGCCTAGATACCAGACCCACTGTATGTGGGAGAAACACTAAAATACTACTGAATGCTTGGTTTATCTGAGAACACTAACGCAGTCCATTGATGACAATTGTCAAAAACAATAATCAAGCTTAGACTACCTAATAACACACTCAACATGCAATGTTAATAACAATGTTAAATCGAAAGAACTGTTATGCTCTATGAGGTAACACCCCAAAAATATGGCATTCTGTAGCAAGTCTAATGGAAATAGTAATACTCTAATTTATAGTGTCAGCCTTACTTGACCCCAAACTTTCCACTGATGTTCATCATCTTCTTTTTCCACCTTACTGAATGTGCCAAGACTACTCCTCAGGTGTACATGAAAGAGACAGCTTTAAATGGTTTCATTAAGAGAGGTACTGACACAAAGCTTAGTGAAGAATGGTACTGGTGATGTCAGTATCCAAAACAGCTATATCTGTAGTCTTACCCACCATGGCCTGTGGATAGCATTCAACTGCATACTTACCTTCATTCTGCATCTGTAGACTTAGGATGGAATGTTTAATGAATTGTggctttaatgctttaatgtgATCTGAACAAGAATAACAAATTGCTTGGGGTCTTTGCAAATACACCTTTTTACAACCCAGTCTCATAGCGAAAACACTTTTGCGTGCAacttatttgcagcaccttctataCTCTATATTCTGACTATCAACGTTCTGTAACAAGCACACATTAACATCAACATATCAAACTTCTACTCGAATGCTCTGTATGTCACGTTCTGCACCAATGGAATTTAACCAAGCTAACCTCTACCACTACACTAAAACCACTACAATAAAATTGATAtggaataaataattttttcacaACATATAATTAGACTCACCGGGCTCATTAATAAACCTAACTTCTCTTGTCAGGAAACTTGGAGAAGTATTCAGGGTGTAAACTCTTTAGGCTATAGAAACAGCAGAGACTTtctgcattttgaaaataccCGCGTTACACTACTGCGTTACCACGTGACTTGCAATTGCGTTTGCAGAGAACTTTCATGATCCCAGTGAATGTCAGGGTAAGttgttaaaaacacaaacattacgCATGAAGTGGACAGCGTTCAGTATGTTTAAAAAGAGGTCAAACTATTTATTCCGTATCAGTCTTATTCAAATAATGTAGATGCAGAGGCTAGCAGGGTTAAATTGGGTAAACTGCAATACAGAGTATTCGAGTGAATGTCGATATGCAACCTGTGCTTGCGACAGAACGTTAATATTCGTCGTATAGCGcgtgctgcttttttttttttttttaatgtattgtaaTACCTATAGCACAGGCCTGCCTCTTAAAACAGTACTGGAATTCGTCAGTTCGGTAAAGAATATGGCTGCGGTGTGGCCAGGATCACATTGCATTTATATAGTTTCTCTTGTCAAAGCCTGTAGTTCTGGAGTCTTATCTGGACATCATCAATTTCCCATCAGGATGTCTCTCAGACTAAAGAGCACTGGATTAGCACCCAAAGTAAACATTATCAAATGCATTCATCATGAAAAGCATAAAATGCTTTGATTCGTTAACACCCACCGCAGCTAACAGGATGTGCATCGTACCCCTGCATGCAGCTCGCACTAAAGCAGCCATAAGAATCAGCAGGTGTGCAGTGCCCTTTCAATTTATTGCAAACGTACACCTTAAAAATAGAAACACTAAAACTGACAGTATGACAAATCCCCGTAGATAATAATTACATGATGAAAAAGGCTGAATTATGGCTCGAGCGCGGTTTTGCGTATTTTTCGAGTCCTGTGGCACCAAATGCTCTTAATGTGCAGCGAAAAGTTAAACCTTTACCTGTCGTCGTTACGTACTCGGGCGCCATCTGCTGTTCAAACCTTAATGCTGCATCTCTGCGTTTTGGAAATGTGCAGAATTTGGCTCGACCTGCTGCGCCTTCATCCCCTGGAGTCTTGGAACGCGAGAACTTCTTATCGCGAGCTCCACGTTGCGTGTCAGTGACCGGTAACAAACAACATTGTCTCGGACAGGACTGTTTACACGCGACGGACGGCGCGAGGCAGGAGGTGGTCCGTGGCGGTggatatataaacacactcccGCAGGCAGGTGAAGGTTTTACAGCAGATCAGCTCAAGCGGAATACTTAAAGCGTCCCATCAATCCGCGTCACAGTAACGTAAAAGAAGGTAACACTGTTACAAGCTAATGCTTTTTAGTCATTACTTTTTGCGTTCAGACATAAATCGGACTAAAAAGACCTGAGATTATTTCTTTATCATGGAATTACGGATTATTTTCCCCATGTTGTCTGTGCTTTCTTCAGGAATCTTTCACACAGGTATGTAACTTCACCTTTCTTAGATTTCACTTAGAAACATGTTCTAAATGTTCAGTaaccataaaattaaaaagtgatagaaaatataattataaaactgtacacaTTAATTAAAACTAGTCTGTTATAAAAGTAAACAGaagaataatgttttttttttttttttttttttttttttttatttacctaaGTCCGTTCATGCGTGACTTGTTTATAAATCTGCATTGTGCAGGTCACGTTCcggggataaaaaaaaaaactggttgaTAAAAAAACTCAAGGCaggtatttgaatttttttattctatttagctaataaatgctttttttaaatcacagctGTACCGGTGTCTTTGGGCGAAGCAGCAGCGGCTTCAGTCAGCACGCGCCTCTCCAGACCCAAGCGATGCTCGTGCGCCACTTTTCTGGATAAAGAATGCGTGTATTTCTGCCACCTGGACATCATCTGGGTCAACACTCCAGAGTAAGTTTTAGACAGACTTAAATAATTACAACATACGATACCCgcaaaaatctgaattttttttccccaaaaaaaaaaaaaatctactggcCACAGGCTTGTATGCGACCTGGTGCATTTTGACCTTTGCTTACTGATGCcacttctttctgtctctcctcccagGCGCACTGTATCTTATGGACTTGGCAATGCGTCCCGCAAGAAGCGCTCAGCGCAAGAAATGTCTCGCGCCGCCGAGCTCCCGCGCTGCGAGTGCGCAGAGAGCACCGACGGCACGTGCGTGTCGTTCTGTCACACACGCAACCCGCTAAGGTAAACACGCATTTAGCACATTGAGGTCAGACACGTGTAGGAAGACATTCCACATCGGTACACGCAGCCAAAACAACCGAGAGTGCGCGAGCTTGCGTGGACAAGTTCTAGGACTATTTGTGTAGCGCGTTTTCAAACGATAGATTCCACGAATCTGAAGGCGCGTGAAGGAGAGCTGCTCTTCTCATATGTCATGGTatgcgttctctctctctctctctctctctctcaggcgtAAGGCAGCGCGTGACAAGGTGATCCCTACCGCCGGCGGCCATGACTGTGCCGAAAAGAAGTGCAAATACGACCTGGCAGCCAAGACGTCTGGGATTAAAAGGTAAGACAAACCGCTGAAGCCTGGGAAAGCGGATACTCTAGATTGGTGTGC containing:
- the edn1 gene encoding endothelin-1, with the translated sequence MELRIIFPMLSVLSSGIFHTAVPVSLGEAAAASVSTRLSRPKRCSCATFLDKECVYFCHLDIIWVNTPERTVSYGLGNASRKKRSAQEMSRAAELPRCECAESTDGTCVSFCHTRNPLRRKAARDKVIPTAGGHDCAEKKCKYDLAAKTSGIKRDSERASPSVARATRQLQLLLKIWRMKLSHIAQDWAAENVAS